A genomic window from Salvia miltiorrhiza cultivar Shanhuang (shh) chromosome 5, IMPLAD_Smil_shh, whole genome shotgun sequence includes:
- the LOC131025451 gene encoding uncharacterized protein LOC131025451, whose protein sequence is MRNTRAQSQNAESSNTNHEAEAGRTHPTNGGDFMGQFLSALQGFVQQQAQTQATQTDLNRTSNTIDQAVERFRNYNPPRFNGRDGPLAAEEWLEELERIFTHINCSDEQKVSCAVFQLKEDARQWWKHFYRLLGEEDRNVLNWKIFKEVVMNKYFPLSFREKKETEFFELKQGNMTIEEYERKFNELARFAPHLVDTEDKMIARFRKGLRIDIKGIMAAHVIDDFSDLVKRAEEVGTALGTNHPTSKLTNQPMKRKWENPNQSGGNFQDKRSRFGGNTSANTQVTKPQCQKCGKFHNGECLWGKGVCFFCHEPGHTVSTCSKNKRNVPEGRMNVGLNKGSGKEPERK, encoded by the coding sequence ATGAGGAATACACGCGCACAGTCCCAAAACGCCGAGAGTTCAAATACTAATCACGAAGCAGAAGCAGGACGAACTCATCCAACAAATGGAGGAGACTTCATGGGTCAATTCTTGAGCGCTTTACAGGGTTTTGTCCAACAGCAGGCCCAAACTCAGGCTACCCAAACCGACCTAAACCGAACCTCTAACACGATAGATCAAGCTGTAGAGCGATTTCGAAACTATAATCCACCACGATTCAATGGACGTGATGGACCGCTAGCAGCCGAAGAGTGGTTGGAAGAGCTTGAACGTATCTTCACTCACATCAACTGTAGTGATGAGCAGAAAGTTTCATGCGCTGTTTTTCAACTCAAAGAGGACGCTCGACAATGGTGGAAACATTTCTatcgtctgttgggggaggaaGATCGCAATGTTCTAAATTGGAAAATTTTCAAGGAGGTGGTAATGAATAAATACTTTCCTCTCTCATTCAGAGAAAAGAAGGAGACCGAGTTCTTTGAGTTGAAACAAGGGAATATGACTATAGAGGAGTATGAAAGGAAATTCAATGAGTTGGCCCGTTTTGCTCCACACCTAGTTGATACAGAAGATAAGATGATCGCTAGGTTCAGAAAAGGGTTAAGAattgacatcaaaggaattatgGCTGCACATGTGATTGACGATTTCAGCGACCTGGTTAAGCGAGCAGAAGAAGTGGGCACGGCTCTTGGAACAAACCATCCTACATCAAAATTGACAAATCAACCAATGAAGAGGAAATGGGAAAATCCTAACCAAAGTGGAGGAAACTTCCAAGATAAGAGGTCGAGATTTGGCGGTAACACCAGTGCAAACACACAAGTAACCAAACCACAATGTCAGAAGTGTGGAAAGTTCCACAATGGAGAGTGTCTGTGGGGAAAAGGAGTTTGCTTCTTTTGCCATGAACCGGGACATACAGTGAGTACTTGTTCTAAGAACAAGCGGAATGTGCCAGAAGGGAGAATGAACGTTGGGCTAAACAAAGGAAGTGGCAAAGAGccagaaagaaaatga